The window GTTTGTTGGTTCAATATATTAATGCTCCCCTAAACTTAATCCCCTAGTATATTAATGCTTCAATTTCATGAGTGACCATTGTGATATTCTCTTCTTCACATAACAATTAAAATTGCAAAACTGCAATAAGAATGATACAAAATTAACATAGACAACCAAAGAAAAAAATACATTCACCACTAAAAACGAAATTACactgataaaaataaaaaatttaatagaaCTTGTGGGCAGTAATAGCAAATCGTTGAGAaaccatgataaaaaaaaacattgaataAGCCAGATAGATGTAAACTCCTGAATCCAAATAGATGATAAATTTTGAATATAGAATATAGGCAGAAGTTGAAAGTAAAAAAGTACAACCTTTAAAAAGCAAACTATAAACGTAGGAGAGGGATAAAAGAGTATATATGGTTTGTTAGTAAGTAGTGGAAAGCTAGATTCAATTTAAGATCAAGTTTTTCAAAGTAAACCTAAATTTAAAccaaaaaatttgaaataaatcAATTAGAATTTAGAAAGAATACTACTAAAACAAACATTAAATTTAGTAAAATTTTTGGTAAGCAAGTTCTGTCATTTCTACTAAAAATATGAGAAAATGATTCCAAGCTATTAGGGAGTTTTAATCAACGTTGAGGCTGATGAAATAATCCCTTGGTTTAACTTCAAGGACCAACaacaatatatttattataactTGATTGTAATATTTGAGGTGTATATACAAAAGGTGCATTGTATTTCCTGTATTCTTCCATCTGCACAAACATAAAGAAAATAGCATGATGTAGCAATCATCCATTTGTAAATGTCCAATCAAACCAAAAAGTAAGCTGCCTTAAGCAAATGTCACAAGTTCATTTCAACCCCCTTCAAAAGCAAATATAGCACATAACCTTGCAATTTGATCTTGCTAATATACAACAACATGGGCCTATTATCTTTTGCCCAACACGTTTTTCCCTTGTTGTATAATTTGACAATTAATATCAAAAGAAGGTCCAAAATACTAGCATGTTCCTAATAATGTAAAGCAAACCTATTTAATAACTACAATCtcttcactacaagaaaaacaaacaataatgAGCAAAAAATAATGAGTGGTGAAAAAACCTATCATTAAAAGTatattttctataattttaatGAGTGGAAATAAAAACCTgtcattattaattataaaaaacttAACTTTACTAAAAATTTTAACATTACGCTCATTATAAGTGCTAAATATTTTGGGTGGGATAAATTCCCACCAAAACAAAACCCACTTGACcctaataaagaaataaaaaatactttgTAATGttaagagaaaagagaaaataaaatattgcaGTCCATCTCTCTCCTGTAcgaaactctctctctctctctctcctctctctttgATTAGCTCCGGAAGGAAATCATTCCCTTACTCGAATTAGCTCTAGAAACCATCTTCGTCCACCTCTATTGTCACACTCTGGTCAATTGGACGATCCCCATGATCGACTGGAACAAGAATTGGTAAGCTCCCTTGTGCATGAGATTGTTGCCGTTTGTACTCTTCTCCTCAAAATCGGAGTTTCTCTGGTTCTCAAATTAAACAAAAGTTGAGctattttattgtttatttgtATAAATGCCATTATTAGATATATACTTATGCCTTTATTTGCAGGTCTACTGGAAAACCTAATTTGTGCGATTGTGTTTTTCTTatgctttatttctttttttcgtTGGACTTGGTTAGGTTTGTGTTaacaatatgttttttttaataattttgcaGATATGATCTTTCAATTGCGACTTAGAATTAATTACTTGAAACATGTTATGGAGTCAAAGAGAAACATGTTTATATGGGTGGGTTTCTCTGAAATCTATTTTACATTGTAAAACTTTCAGGAAAATTTCAATTGTACAGATAGCCATTAGGACTCTATTTCAATCCTCTATGTGTATTGGAATGAGTCTAATGATGAACTGAACTTTTGGAATGATGAGTATTGAGAAGAATTAAGAATTTTCCCTCGAATGAATATCAATTCCCTTGGCCTGATTGGATATACTTCAATCGATGTAGGGAAATGTATTTTAATTTGGTTCTGAGTTGGAAGATAGTAATTTTAAGCACTTTTGACTCTTGTAACTTGAATTTTATTTCACTCGTTATGATAATTTCTTAATATTTTTCTAGTCATTGTTGATATTGGATGTATGGAGAAAGTATATTTTTGATGGCTTGGTGATGTTTTGCTTACTTAtgctctttctttctcttttgtcGAAGTGTAATTGCAAAAAGACCATCAATCTTTGACGATTGACTGTTGAAACATAGTTGTTAAGGAAAAACTTATGGAAGCTACAAAAGAGCTTCAAGATGTTTTAACTACTAGAACATAGTTGTCATTACTGTACTTGCTTAGCATATTATAACTATTTACTGTGTGTCAAAGGAGCTCCAATTGCTGCTTCTATTTCATTCTGGTTATCATTCTTTATGTTGATTGCTTATGTGATGTTTGGTAAGAAGTTTGAGCATACTTGGGATGGATTTTCCTTTGATTCTTTCCAGTACGTTCTTACTCGATTGAAACTTTCCCTTCCTTCTGCTGCAATGGTGTGGTAAGTATTCATGCTATACTTACCGATAATCTACTACACAAATTAAGACTTAATACATCACAAACCCCTGAACTTGTACAATTTATGTTGTTTTGGCAGTTTGGAATATTGGGCATTTGAAATTTTGGTGTTGTTAGCAGGAGTAAAGACTCAACCATAACTACCTCACTCGTTGCTATATGGTTCATTTCTTTCACTTCCTTTTCTTCCATAAAAAAGCTGAAATACTTGGTACAATTCATCATTTTCACTCAATTTTTTGCAACTGACAGAAAGTTCCATTCttttgtttttaatgtaagGTATTAAAATGACATGATTGTATCAAGTATAGAAGTCAAATTTCAgctttttttctttgttttgtgtTGATTTTCAGCTATTAGACATACTGCCTTGTTCATTTGGATATGCAGTGTGAATACAGAAGCTATAGCCTTCAATTTAACTTATGGCCTAAGTGCTGCTGCAAGGTTTAATTCTACCTAATTCATACTTTCTTGAATTCATAATAATTTAAGCTAATTTATGAGTGACATTACAGCACAAGGGTGTCAAATGAGTTAGGAGCAGGCAATCCAGAGAAAGCTAAGGGAGCCATGGCAGTGAGTCTTAAGCTTTCACTGATTCTTGCTCTGTTGATGGCGTTGGGTCTAGCACTTGGTCAGACCTTCTGGGTTGGTCTTTTCAGTGATAGCAATACAATAATAAAGGAATTTGCCTATTTCACACCATTTCTTGCAATTTCAATTACACTATTATCAATACTGGTCTGTTAAGTGAACTTATTCTCAATTGGCATTCTGATTGTTGCCATTCTTTTATTTCATTACATATTATTCTTATGGCTATCCACAAATATTACTATATGTTTGTAGGATGCAATCAATATCAAAGAAACTTTACTGTATTCTCCCTTGATTCCGTGTTGTTTGGACAAGTTAGAACACTAGTATTGATGTTATATATAAATGGGTTAATTAGGAGTTACAATGAGTGCAGTGAGAGTGCTAATGAGGATAtcttgattttcttttttcagGTGGACTTAGCAACTCGAGGTCAGGTTTGATAACCTGCTTTCAAATTTTGGTTTTCATGTGGTAGCATGAAACAGTCACCTTAAAGCACATAGCTTCTAATACTCTATCGTTTCTCTAATTTCAGAGGACCTGGTGGCCACTGCTGGCAAGCTAATGCAGGCAGCTCAATACCATTCGGTGGAACAGGTTTAAATGTCAGGTCTCTGTTGTTTTAAATTTCCCATTTAGTTATTTGCTGATTCATTATGTAGACTTAGGCATATGTAGTGTGAGTTTTGTGAAGCGTTCTGCGAATGTCGCTGCCCACTTGTTAGCTAGATCGGCAGTGTCTTCGTCGGACCGTGGAGAGTGGTTATTTAATCCACCTTCCTTTTTGTGTAATGTTCTTCCTGTTGAATAATATATCctctttattttaaaaaaaaagacattaaGGGTAAGTATTGCTGGTCATTGTTGTTAAACTAGACCGATCCGACCGAGTCAACCTAATTTAACCGGATCGGGCTGGCATACTGGTCTTGAAAGCCTTAAATGAAGAATCGATATAACTGGTATTTGACTGGTTGGAGCCGATCTAAAAACCAGTAAA of the Euphorbia lathyris chromosome 7, ddEupLath1.1, whole genome shotgun sequence genome contains:
- the LOC136200810 gene encoding protein DETOXIFICATION 19-like; translation: MVHFFHFLFFHKKAEILAIRHTALFIWICSVNTEAIAFNLTYGLSAAASTRVSNELGAGNPEKAKGAMAVSLKLSLILALLMALGLALGQTFWVGLFSDSNTIIKEFAYFTPFLAISITLLSILVC